GAGATCACCTCGGCCCTCGACCCCGAGCTGGTCGGCGAGGTCCTGGACGTCGTCGCGGACCTCAAGCAGCGCGGCCTGACCATCCTGATGGCCACACACGAGATGGACTTCGCCCGGCATGTCGCGGACCGGGTCTGTTTCCTGGAGGACGGCGTGATCGTGGAGCAGGGCACCGCGGAGCAGGTGCTGACGGCCCCGCGGGAGGCGGCCACCCGGCGCTTCCTCGCCCGCGCCCTCGACCGCTCCTAGGGCCGGTTCCTCCGGATCGCCACGAGGGGCGGAACCCTCCAGACTCGACCCGGCGCTGTGCGGGACGGCGGGAGATGAGAGGGTCTTGCGGGTGAGCGAGACACCGACGAACACCCTGCAATACCGTGTCGACGGGCGCGAGGACGCCCCGGTCCTGGTCCTGGGACCGTCCCTCGGTACGACCTTCCACATGTGGGACCGGCAGATACCGGAGCTCACCCGTGACCGGAGGGTCGTCCGCTTCGACCTCCCGGGGCACGGGGGCGCGCCCGCGGAGCCCTTCAGCTCCGTGGCCGAGCTCGGCGACCGGCTCCTCGCCACGCTCGACGCGCTCGGCGTCCAGCGCTTCGGCTACGCCGGCTGCTCCCTCGGCGGAGCCGTCGGCCTCGACCTCGTCCTCCGCGCGCCGCACCGGGTCGCCTCCCTCGCCCTGGTCGCCACCTCGCCCCGGTTCGGCACCGCCGACGAGTTCCGCCAGCGGGGCGTCATCGTCCGCACCAACGGCCTGGAGCCGATGGCCCGCACCGCCCCCGAGCAGTGGTTCACGCCGCTCTTCGCCGGCGCGCAGCCCGCCATCGTCGACTGGGCCGTCCAGATGGTCCGTACGACCGACCCCGCCTGCTACATCGCCGCCTGCGAGGCCCTCGCCGTCTTCGACGTCCGCGAGGCCCTCGGCAGCATCGGCATCCCCGCCCTCGTCCTCGTCGGCTCCGAGGACCGGGTCACCGGCCCCGCCGAGGCCCGCACCCTGGTCGCCGGCATCGCCGACGCCCGGCTCGCCGTCGTCCCCGGCGCCTCGCACCTCGCCCCCGTCGAGCAGCCCGCCGCCGTCACCGACCTGCTCACCGAGCACTTCTCCGGCATCGCCCCGGAGGCGAGCGGCACCCTGGCCGTGCCGCCGCCGCCCGTGCCGCCC
The DNA window shown above is from Streptomyces vietnamensis and carries:
- a CDS encoding alpha/beta fold hydrolase; this translates as MSETPTNTLQYRVDGREDAPVLVLGPSLGTTFHMWDRQIPELTRDRRVVRFDLPGHGGAPAEPFSSVAELGDRLLATLDALGVQRFGYAGCSLGGAVGLDLVLRAPHRVASLALVATSPRFGTADEFRQRGVIVRTNGLEPMARTAPEQWFTPLFAGAQPAIVDWAVQMVRTTDPACYIAACEALAVFDVREALGSIGIPALVLVGSEDRVTGPAEARTLVAGIADARLAVVPGASHLAPVEQPAAVTDLLTEHFSGIAPEASGTLAVPPPPVPPVPAAEPAPAAPEAEPAETGRPDPYEKGLGLRREVLGDAHVDQALADDPDGAFQELVTRYAWGEVWSREGLDRRTRSVVTLTALISGGHREALADHTRAALRNGLSPEELREIVLHAGVYCGLPAAETALRVITRVVTEETTPPA